The following are encoded in a window of Mycolicibacterium tusciae JS617 genomic DNA:
- a CDS encoding Pr6Pr family membrane protein, whose protein sequence is MSSLKVPGASRRHLTLLSVSIVVIQVVAVICQFTQGTDPRFPLLYFTVDSAVLSAVVALFSLLGWQGERVMRARLTAVVGVLVSAMVFAAVIVPATETGTWFQPHDDLPVRTATVLMHAVAPILVTLDYVLRRNMHSIRIAVLWAYSWPLAYIGGLNVLALILGSDMIPYPFLQPAAVGWPTVAGAVAVLAVLVGLLGAILGVIDHAVARRSVAHCAVDVAGS, encoded by the coding sequence ATGAGCAGTCTGAAGGTTCCTGGTGCATCACGGCGTCATCTGACGTTGCTGTCGGTGTCGATTGTCGTGATCCAGGTCGTCGCCGTCATCTGCCAGTTCACCCAAGGCACCGACCCGCGCTTTCCGCTGCTGTACTTCACCGTCGATTCAGCGGTTCTGTCGGCTGTGGTTGCCTTGTTCAGTCTGCTGGGTTGGCAGGGCGAGCGTGTGATGCGTGCCCGACTGACCGCGGTAGTGGGTGTACTGGTTTCTGCGATGGTGTTCGCGGCCGTTATCGTCCCTGCCACAGAGACCGGCACGTGGTTCCAGCCGCACGACGATCTGCCCGTCCGCACCGCCACGGTCCTCATGCACGCGGTCGCCCCGATTCTCGTCACGCTCGACTACGTCTTGCGGCGCAACATGCACTCGATCCGCATTGCGGTGTTGTGGGCCTATTCGTGGCCGCTGGCCTATATCGGGGGCCTGAACGTACTGGCCCTCATCCTCGGTTCGGACATGATCCCGTATCCGTTCCTCCAGCCCGCGGCGGTGGGTTGGCCGACGGTGGCGGGGGCGGTCGCCGTGCTCGCCGTCCTCGTCGGCCTCCTGGGCGCCATTCTCGGCGTCATCGACCATGCGGTCGCGAGGCGATCTGTCGCGCATTGCGCAGTTGACGTGGCAGGGTCGTGA